The following coding sequences lie in one Rutidosis leptorrhynchoides isolate AG116_Rl617_1_P2 chromosome 6, CSIRO_AGI_Rlap_v1, whole genome shotgun sequence genomic window:
- the LOC139851748 gene encoding importin subunit beta-1-like, whose protein sequence is MAVEITEFLLSAQSADTQVRTEAEGRLRLFQEQNLPGFLLSLSLELSNDGKPLESRRLAGIVLKNSLDAKDAATKELLVQRWVSNDMSFRSQIKGLLLSTLGSSVSEAGHTAAQVIAKVASIEIPRKEWPELVGSLLGNMTQQGRPVSLKQATLEALGYVCEEISHNDLVQDEVNSVLTAVVQGMNVTEQSSVRLAATTALYNALDFAQTNFENEMERSYIMKVVCETAMAKEADIRQAAFECLVSIASTYYDVLEPYMQTLFELTANAVKGDEEGVALQAIEFWSSICDEEIELQDFGSGESGDSYPHSRFIEKALSLLVPMLLETLLKQDEDQDQEDGIWNVSMAGGTCLGLVARTVGDAIVPLVMPFVQENISKPDWRSREAATYAFGSILEGPSVEKLSPMVISALDFLLNAMRDENSHVKDTTAWTLSRIFELLHSPATGFSVISPANLQRVMVVLLESIKDSSHVAEKVCGAIYYLVQGYEGFETGSSVLTPYLPDIISSLIATAERTNAGDTKLRSAAYETLNEVVRCSNLAESSQIVTQLLPVVMTKLGQTFELPILSSEDREKQGDLQALLCGVMQVIIQKLSSNDATKPIIFQAADQIMMLFLKVFACRSSTVHEKAMLAIGALAYATGPEFEKYMSEFYKYLEMGLQNFEEYQVCSISVGVVGDICRALDDKMLPYCDNIMTLLLKDLSSADLHRSVKPSIFSCFGDVALAIGENFEKYVPYAMPMMQGAAEVCAQIDTNDEEMVEYGNQLKRSIFEAYSGILQGFKNSKAELMMPHAPHLLKFIELAVKDAHRDETVVRAAVAVLGDLADALGSKVKMLFNELAFCSELLGECLQSEDKQLKETATWTQGMIGRVFSVCG, encoded by the exons ATGGCTGTGGAGATTACGGAGTTCTTATTATCTGCTCAATCAGCAGATACACAAGTTCGAACTGAAGCAGAGGGTCGGCTTCGGCTGTTTCAAGAACAAAATCTTCCTGGTTTTCTTTTGTCTTTGTCACTCGAGCTTTCTAATGATGGTAAACCACTCGAGTCTCGTAGATTGGCTGGTATTGTGCTTAAAAATTCCTTGGATGCTAAAGATGCTGCTACAAAGGAACTTTTAGTGCAACGGTGGGTGTCAAATGACATGTCATTCAGATCTCAAATCAAAGGCTTGCTTTTAAGTACTCTTGGCTCATCTGTTTCTGAAGCCGGTCATACTGCTGCCCAAGTTATAGCCAAAGTTGCGTCAATTGAAATTCCAAGAAAAGAATGGCCTGAGCTTGTTGGTTCTTTACTTGGTAATATGACCCAACAAGGTAGGCCAGTTTCGTTAAAGCAAGCAACTTTGGAGGCACTTGGTTATGTTTGTGAAGAGATATCTCACAATGATCTTGTTCAAGATGAGGTCAACTCTGTTCTTACAGCTGTAGTCCAAGGCATGAATGTTACCGAGCAAAGTTCTGTTCGTCTTGCAGCAACTACAGCTTTGTATAATGCGCTTGATTTTGCTCAAACCAATTTTGAAAATGAAATGGAGAGGAGCTACATTATGAAAGTTGTTTGTGAAACAGCCATGGCTAAGGAAGCAGACATCAGACAGGCTGCTTTTGAATGTCTTGTTTCAATAGCTTCAACATACTATGATGTTTTAGAACCGTACATGCAAACCCTTTTTGAACTAACAGCAAATGCTGTCAAAGGAGATGAAGAAGGTGTTGCTCTTCAAGCAATTGAGTTCTGGAGCTCAATATGCGATGAAGAGATCGAGCTTCAAGATTTTGGAAGTGGTGAAAGTGGCGATTCATACCCTCATTCACGGTTTATTGAGAAGGCTCTATCTTTGTTGGTTCCAATGTTACTTGAAACTTtgttgaagcaagatgaagatCAAGATCAAGAAGATGGTATCTGGAATGTGTCAATGGCTGGAGGAACGTGTCTTGGTCTTGTTGCCAGAACTGTTGGGGATGCGATTGTGCCGTTAGTTATGCCTTTTGTACAGGAGAACATTTCAAAGCCTGATTGGCGATCTCGTGAGGCAGCTACATATGCGTTTGGATCAATTCTTGAAGGCCCAAGTGTTGAAAAGCTATCCCCAATGGTGATATCTGCATTAGATTTTTTGCTTAATGCTATGAGGGACGAAAACAGTCACGTAAAAGACACTACTGCTTGGACCCTTAGCCGTATTTTTGAGTTATTGCATAGTCCAGCTACCGGTTTTTCTGTTATTTCCCCTGCTAACCTTCAAAGAGTTATGGTGGTTCTTCTTGAAAGTATCAAAGATTCATCCCATGTTGCAGAAAAAGTCTGTGGAGCAATTTACTATCTTGTTCAAGGATATGAAGGTTTTGAAACTGGTTCATCTGTTCTCACACCATATCTACCAGATATTATATCTTCTCTTATTGCAACTGCTGAAAGAACAAATGCTGGTGATACAAAATTAAGGTCTGCGGCGTATGAAACTTTGAATGAGGTTGTTAGGTGTTCTAACCTTGCTGAATCATCTCAAATAGTAACACAGCTTCTTCCTGTTGTTATGACCAAACTGGGACAGACGTTTGAGCTTCCGATTTTGTCATCAGAGGATAGAGAAAAACAAGGAGATCTTCAAGCTTTGCTTTGTGGTGTTATGCAAGTAATCATTCAAAAACTTAGCAGTAACGATGCAACCAAGCCGATTATATTTCAAGCTGCAGACCAAATTATGATGTTATTTCTTAAAGTCTTTGCTTGCCGTAGCTCCACAGTACACGAAAAAGCAATGCTCGCCATTGGTGCTCTTGCGTATGCTACTGGACCCGAATTTGAAAAGTATATGTCGGAGTTTTACAAATATTTAGAAATGGGTCTTCAGAATTTTGAGGAGTACCAGGTTTGTTCCATCTCGGTTGGGGTTGTTGGTGATATATGCAGGGCTTTGGATGACAAGATGTTACCTTATTGTGATAATATTATGACGCTGCTTCTTAAGGATCTTTCTAGTGCTGACTTACATCGATCCGTTAAGCCTTCTATTTTTTCATGCTTTGGTGATGTGGCACTTGCGATAGGGGAGAACTTTGAAAAGTATGTTCCTTATGCAATGCCAATGATGCAAGGGGCTGCAGAAGTCTGTGCTCAGATAGACACTAATGATGAAGAGATGGTGGAGTATGGTAATCAGCTCAAGCGGAGTATATTTGAAGCGTATTCTGGTATCTTACAAGGATTTAAGAATTCGAAGGCTGAGCTCATGATGCCTCATGCTCCACATCTGTTGAAGTTCATAGAACTTGCTGTTAAGGATGCCCACAG GGATGAGACTGTGGTAAGAGCGGCAGTAGCAGTGCTTGGAGACCTTGCAGATGCACTTGGTTCAAAGGTTAAGATGCTATTCAACGAGCTGGCATTCTGTAGCGAATTACTAGGTGAGTGCCTTCAATCTGAAGACAAGCAGCTCAAAGAGACTGCCACGTGGACCCAAGGGATGATTGGCCGTGTTTTCTCGGTATGTGGGTAA